From Cellulomonas dongxiuzhuiae, the proteins below share one genomic window:
- a CDS encoding ABC transporter ATP-binding protein, producing MTGQDVLTVRGLRKRYRGRRGVQANDGIDLDVAAGQVVGLLGHNGAGKTTLVHQVVGLVRPDEGSITVTGVDAVAHPEHARRLVSIQAQANVPISGLTPRRAIELVGRIRGAAPADVRRRATDLLDALDLGAWADTPAEKVSGGVARLTAFAMTTVVPGRLVVLDEPTNDVDPVRRRLLWQQIRGLADAGHGVLLVTHNVREAERVVDHLAVLDRGVVRAADSPAGLTARLRGSLTLEVDTVPGVPVRWHPAARDAAPGHLRATATVPSDAAADVVRWAQDEVEAGRLERYALTPASLEDVYVQLVGEPADVTEEAPAA from the coding sequence ATGACCGGTCAGGACGTGCTCACGGTCCGCGGGCTGCGCAAGCGGTACCGCGGGCGGCGTGGTGTGCAGGCGAACGACGGGATCGACCTCGACGTCGCCGCGGGTCAGGTGGTCGGGCTGCTCGGCCACAACGGCGCGGGCAAGACGACGCTCGTGCACCAGGTCGTCGGCCTCGTGCGGCCCGACGAGGGCAGCATCACCGTCACGGGCGTCGACGCGGTGGCCCACCCCGAGCACGCGCGCCGCCTGGTGTCGATCCAGGCGCAGGCCAACGTGCCGATCAGCGGCCTGACGCCGCGGCGCGCCATCGAGCTCGTCGGCCGCATCCGGGGCGCCGCGCCCGCCGACGTGCGCCGCCGCGCGACGGACCTGCTCGACGCCCTCGACCTCGGCGCGTGGGCCGACACCCCGGCCGAGAAGGTGTCCGGCGGCGTCGCCCGGCTCACCGCGTTCGCGATGACCACGGTCGTCCCCGGGCGGCTGGTCGTGCTCGACGAGCCCACCAACGACGTCGACCCCGTGCGGCGACGGCTGCTCTGGCAGCAGATCCGCGGGCTGGCCGACGCCGGGCACGGCGTCCTGCTCGTCACGCACAACGTCCGCGAGGCCGAGCGCGTCGTCGACCACCTCGCGGTCCTCGACCGCGGCGTCGTCCGCGCCGCCGACTCCCCCGCCGGCCTCACCGCGCGCCTGCGCGGCTCCCTCACCCTGGAGGTCGACACCGTGCCCGGCGTGCCCGTGCGCTGGCACCCCGCGGCCCGCGACGCCGCGCCCGGCCACCTGCGCGCGACCGCGACCGTCCCGTCCGACGCGGCGGCCGACGTCGTGCGCTGGGCGCAGGACGAGGTCGAGGCCGGGCGGCTCGAGCGCTACGCGCTGACCCCCGCGTCGCTCGAGGACGTGTACGTGCAGCTCGTCGGCGAGCCTGCCGACGTCACCGAGGAGGCACCGGCCGCATGA
- a CDS encoding ABC transporter permease — translation MTTLTATAPTRTDGLRQTLLLAQWQLRRQSQYLPLMVVVQVFMAVATVVGYGLLVGDPDPVTALFLATGAPTITLITVGLVMVPQMVGQARIEGSLDWMRTLPVPRVAFLLSDLLVWTLIALPGMALGVLAGVLRFDVDLSIAPWFLPATLLVSLTAAAVGYAMATVLPPQLAMLLTQALVFIVLLFSPVSYPAERMPAWLQTAHEWLPIEPMAQLVRAGLAQETFAMPARSLVVLVTWAVVALAGAAVALRRRA, via the coding sequence ATGACCACGCTCACCGCCACCGCGCCGACGCGCACCGACGGCCTGCGGCAGACCCTGCTGCTCGCGCAGTGGCAGCTGCGCCGGCAGTCGCAGTACCTGCCGCTCATGGTCGTGGTCCAGGTGTTCATGGCCGTCGCCACCGTCGTCGGCTACGGGCTGCTCGTCGGGGACCCGGACCCCGTCACCGCGCTGTTCCTGGCCACGGGCGCGCCGACCATCACGCTCATCACCGTCGGCCTGGTGATGGTGCCGCAGATGGTCGGGCAGGCGCGCATCGAGGGCTCCCTCGACTGGATGCGCACGCTGCCCGTGCCGCGCGTCGCGTTCCTGCTCTCCGACCTGCTGGTGTGGACGCTCATCGCCCTGCCCGGCATGGCGCTCGGCGTCCTCGCGGGGGTGCTGCGCTTCGACGTCGACCTGTCGATCGCGCCCTGGTTCCTGCCCGCGACGCTGCTGGTCTCGCTGACCGCCGCGGCCGTCGGGTACGCGATGGCCACGGTCCTGCCGCCGCAGCTCGCGATGCTGCTCACGCAGGCGCTCGTCTTCATCGTGCTGCTGTTCTCGCCCGTGTCCTACCCGGCCGAGCGCATGCCCGCGTGGCTGCAGACGGCGCACGAGTGGCTCCCCATCGAGCCGATGGCCCAGCTGGTGCGCGCCGGTCTCGCGCAGGAGACGTTCGCGATGCCCGCGCGCTCGCTCGTCGTGCTCGTGACGTGGGCCGTCGTCGCGCTCGCGGGTGCGGCGGTCGCGCTGCGCCGCCGCGCCTGA
- a CDS encoding ABC transporter ATP-binding protein — translation MIEAIGLTKRYGDKTVVDHMDFTVQPGRVTGFLGPNGAGKSTTMRMIVGLDRPTAGSVTVNGKPYAQHRAPLGEVGVLLEAKAVHPGRSAREHLVAQAATHGVGRRRVEEVIELTGLGPAARKRAGKFSLGMGQRLGVAVALLGDPHTLILDEPVNGLDPEGVLWVRTLLRGLAAEGRTVFLSSHLMSEMALTADHLIVIGRGRVVADAPVADVIALAGAPAVRVRTPDARRLAALLAREPGVELASTESDVLEVTGSTTEHVAQVAAAAGVPLHELTLLQVSLEDAYLQLTGDSVEYRSTAAADATTRPVAGAHR, via the coding sequence ATGATCGAGGCCATCGGTCTGACCAAGAGGTACGGCGACAAGACGGTCGTCGACCACATGGACTTCACGGTCCAGCCGGGCAGGGTCACGGGCTTCCTGGGCCCCAACGGCGCCGGCAAGTCCACGACCATGCGCATGATCGTGGGACTCGACCGCCCCACCGCGGGCAGCGTCACCGTCAACGGCAAGCCGTACGCGCAGCACCGCGCGCCGCTGGGCGAGGTCGGCGTGCTGCTCGAGGCCAAGGCCGTGCACCCCGGACGCTCCGCCCGCGAGCACCTGGTGGCCCAGGCCGCCACCCACGGCGTCGGCCGGCGGCGCGTCGAGGAGGTCATCGAGCTGACGGGCCTGGGGCCCGCCGCCCGCAAGCGTGCGGGGAAGTTCTCCCTCGGCATGGGCCAGCGGCTCGGCGTCGCCGTGGCCCTGCTGGGCGACCCGCACACGCTGATCCTCGACGAGCCCGTCAACGGCCTGGATCCCGAGGGTGTCCTGTGGGTCCGCACCCTGCTGCGCGGCCTGGCCGCCGAGGGCCGCACCGTCTTCCTGTCCTCGCACCTCATGTCGGAGATGGCGCTGACGGCCGACCACCTGATCGTCATCGGGCGCGGCAGGGTCGTCGCCGACGCCCCCGTCGCGGACGTCATCGCGCTCGCCGGTGCCCCGGCCGTGCGCGTGCGCACCCCTGACGCCCGCCGCCTCGCCGCGCTGCTCGCCCGCGAGCCCGGCGTCGAGCTCGCGTCCACCGAGTCCGACGTCCTCGAGGTCACCGGCAGCACCACCGAGCACGTCGCGCAGGTCGCGGCCGCCGCCGGCGTCCCGCTGCACGAGCTGACGCTCCTGCAGGTCTCGCTGGAGGACGCGTACCTGCAGCTCACCGGCGACTCGGTCGAGTACCGCTCGACCGCCGCCGCCGACGCCACCACCCGTCCCGTCGCAGGAGCCCACCGATGA
- a CDS encoding ABC transporter permease subunit, with product MTAALPSTSLPAAGTRPRTVVQPVTFGRLVAAEWVKIRSLRSTWWALASTLALFVLLAAIRTADMASIADHMPERFLVMPVYATSGVVIAQFVLCGLAVVVITGEYRSGQIRATLTAAPTRLPALWAKLAVVVGVVLVTGTVGTLLGWATSAVWFDEVGKSIDITDPEHARLLLGVPLYLAAMTALAFGIGAAIRSTAGGITAMFSLVFIIEPAFSYIPFKPLQELAMYLPTAAGSRLVTSDTVGSFISGSQSTTLGPWAGFGVLLAWVAVTLVVAAVLLRRRDA from the coding sequence ATGACCGCCGCCCTCCCCTCCACGTCCCTGCCCGCCGCCGGCACGCGTCCCCGGACCGTCGTGCAGCCCGTGACCTTCGGCCGCCTCGTCGCCGCCGAGTGGGTCAAGATCCGGTCCCTGCGCTCGACGTGGTGGGCGCTGGCATCGACGCTCGCGCTCTTCGTGCTGCTCGCGGCGATCCGGACCGCAGACATGGCGAGCATCGCCGACCACATGCCCGAGCGCTTCCTCGTCATGCCCGTGTACGCCACGTCCGGCGTCGTCATCGCGCAGTTCGTGCTGTGCGGGCTCGCCGTCGTCGTCATCACCGGGGAGTACCGCAGCGGGCAGATCCGCGCCACGCTCACCGCCGCCCCCACGCGGCTGCCGGCGCTGTGGGCCAAGCTCGCCGTGGTCGTCGGTGTCGTGCTCGTCACCGGGACGGTCGGCACCCTCCTGGGCTGGGCGACGTCCGCGGTCTGGTTCGACGAGGTCGGCAAGAGCATCGACATCACCGACCCGGAGCACGCGCGGCTCCTGCTGGGCGTCCCGCTGTACCTCGCCGCCATGACGGCCCTCGCGTTCGGGATCGGCGCGGCCATCCGCAGCACCGCCGGCGGCATCACGGCGATGTTCAGCCTCGTGTTCATCATCGAGCCCGCGTTCTCGTACATCCCGTTCAAGCCGCTGCAGGAGCTCGCCATGTACCTGCCCACCGCGGCAGGGTCCCGGCTGGTCACGTCGGACACCGTCGGATCCTTCATCTCCGGCTCGCAGTCCACGACGCTCGGGCCGTGGGCCGGGTTCGGCGTGCTGCTCGCGTGGGTCGCCGTCACGCTCGTCGTCGCCGCCGTGCTGCTGCGGCGCCGGGACGCCTGA
- a CDS encoding sensor histidine kinase codes for MTDTLHRGGRAETPARRGPVPDTSAAGRAAELLSGLRGGPAPAWLRVLATTGLVTAFVLWGLLFGVGAESMYLLSDYVGEDQSFVMAASSVTLTAVGVPLLLVRHRRPVLVAGVIGALAALVLLVAGAGNGYELAVAAALYAVAAARSPRTTWVVAAAVTIPLLALARFAPRVGLVGGLAMGDRPDEADSIVRVRLPGVLGEALPPSWLATAAPFVVLALLGVAFGVAARDARLRAAEALKATAARAAEEEQRARVTQADERARVAREMHDVIAHSITVMIALGGGAAAALDKSPEQARRALDELVDTGRVALEDVRRILGVLHSPDPTTPGTAAGGPHGTDDDGDVPMAPAPGVEDLDRLVERFRTAGLPVRTAGLAAAGLDGLDATVQLAVFRIVQESLTNTLRHAPGTASVDVAVRRLADAVEVVVADRGPGHGADPVARTSGSGRGVAGMTGRVAAFGGTLEAGPYRGGWRVRALLPQPGGAPGAPQVGDAPSDDTAVTVTTAPATNEGEA; via the coding sequence GTGACCGACACCCTGCACCGCGGCGGACGGGCCGAGACGCCCGCCCGCCGCGGGCCCGTACCGGACACGTCGGCGGCCGGCCGGGCCGCGGAGCTGCTCTCGGGCCTGCGCGGCGGCCCCGCCCCCGCCTGGCTGCGGGTGCTGGCCACGACGGGCCTGGTCACGGCGTTCGTCCTGTGGGGCCTGCTGTTCGGCGTGGGCGCCGAGTCGATGTACCTCCTCAGCGACTACGTCGGGGAGGACCAGTCGTTCGTGATGGCGGCCTCGTCCGTCACCCTGACGGCCGTCGGCGTGCCCCTGCTGCTCGTCCGTCACCGGCGGCCCGTGCTCGTCGCGGGGGTGATCGGCGCGCTCGCCGCCCTCGTGCTCCTGGTCGCCGGTGCGGGCAACGGGTACGAGCTGGCGGTCGCGGCCGCCCTGTACGCCGTCGCCGCCGCGCGGTCGCCGCGCACGACGTGGGTCGTCGCAGCGGCCGTCACCATCCCCCTGCTCGCCCTCGCGCGCTTCGCGCCGCGCGTGGGGCTCGTCGGGGGCCTCGCCATGGGAGACCGACCCGACGAGGCCGACTCCATCGTGCGGGTGCGCCTGCCCGGCGTGCTCGGCGAGGCGCTGCCCCCGTCGTGGCTGGCCACCGCGGCGCCGTTCGTCGTGCTCGCGCTGCTCGGGGTCGCGTTCGGCGTCGCCGCGCGGGACGCGCGCCTGCGTGCCGCCGAAGCCCTCAAGGCCACCGCCGCGCGCGCCGCGGAGGAGGAGCAGCGCGCCCGCGTCACGCAGGCCGACGAGCGCGCCCGCGTCGCCCGCGAGATGCACGACGTCATCGCCCACTCCATCACCGTGATGATCGCGCTCGGCGGCGGGGCCGCCGCGGCCCTCGACAAGTCCCCCGAGCAGGCGCGTCGTGCCCTCGACGAGCTCGTCGACACCGGACGCGTCGCGTTGGAGGACGTGCGGCGGATCCTCGGGGTCCTGCACTCCCCCGACCCCACCACGCCTGGCACGGCCGCGGGGGGCCCGCACGGCACCGACGACGACGGCGACGTGCCGATGGCGCCGGCGCCCGGCGTCGAGGACCTCGACCGCCTGGTCGAGCGGTTCCGCACCGCCGGCCTGCCCGTGCGCACCGCCGGTCTCGCGGCGGCCGGGCTCGACGGCCTGGACGCCACGGTGCAGCTCGCGGTGTTCCGCATCGTGCAGGAGTCGCTCACCAACACGCTGCGCCATGCGCCCGGCACGGCGTCCGTCGACGTCGCCGTGCGGCGGCTGGCCGACGCGGTCGAGGTCGTCGTCGCCGACCGCGGCCCCGGTCACGGCGCCGACCCCGTCGCACGCACCTCCGGGTCGGGACGCGGTGTCGCCGGCATGACCGGACGCGTCGCGGCGTTCGGCGGCACGCTCGAGGCCGGTCCGTACCGGGGCGGGTGGCGCGTGCGCGCCCTCCTGCCGCAGCCCGGCGGGGCGCCCGGTGCACCGCAGGTCGGTGACGCACCGTCCGACGACACGGCGGTGACCGTGACCACCGCACCTGCCACGAACGAGGGAGAAGCATGA
- a CDS encoding response regulator, translated as MIRVLLVDDQALIRMGFRLLIDSTDDLEVVGEAQDGQAAVEQVAALHPDVVLMDVRMPGVNGIDATARIVETHPDTRVLVLTTFDLDEYAFAALRAGASGFLLKDAAPAELATAVRTVASGEAVVSARITRRMLELFADHLPAGADVATSDGPHPRLAHLTPRELEVLREVAEGLSNAEIAGRLFLSEATVKTHVGRILAKLGVRDRVQAVVVAYETGLVRAGG; from the coding sequence ATGATCCGCGTCCTGCTGGTCGATGACCAGGCGCTCATCCGCATGGGTTTCCGGCTGCTGATCGACAGCACCGACGACCTCGAGGTCGTCGGTGAGGCGCAGGACGGGCAGGCCGCGGTCGAGCAGGTCGCGGCGCTGCACCCCGACGTCGTGCTCATGGACGTGCGCATGCCCGGCGTCAACGGCATCGACGCGACCGCCCGCATCGTCGAGACGCACCCCGACACGCGCGTCCTGGTGCTCACGACGTTCGACCTCGACGAGTACGCGTTCGCGGCGCTGCGCGCCGGGGCCAGCGGGTTCCTGCTCAAGGACGCCGCCCCGGCCGAGCTCGCGACGGCCGTGCGCACCGTGGCGTCGGGCGAGGCCGTCGTGTCCGCGCGCATCACGCGCCGCATGCTCGAGCTGTTCGCGGACCACCTGCCCGCGGGCGCCGACGTCGCGACGTCCGACGGCCCGCACCCCCGCCTCGCCCACCTCACGCCGCGTGAGCTCGAGGTGCTGCGCGAGGTCGCCGAGGGCCTGTCCAACGCCGAGATCGCGGGGCGGCTGTTCCTGTCCGAGGCGACCGTGAAGACGCACGTCGGACGCATCCTGGCCAAGCTGGGGGTGCGCGACCGCGTGCAGGCGGTCGTGGTCGCGTACGAGACGGGTCTGGTCCGCGCGGGCGGGTGA